In the genome of Bremerella sp. P1, the window GTAGCACGATACATCGCCGTAGCCCAGGTCATCGGTATAGATAATGACAACGTTGGGGAGTGCATGCGGATCGACCGACTCTGCGAGCGCTACTGAGGTACAACCTGAAACAGAGAAAGCGACAAGAGTTACAAATACAAATAGACTACTGCTCACCAGGAAGCTTCCTTCTAGCGGGGCAATCCCACTGGCTATCGGCACGGCTACATCGCCGTAGCTTTCAGAACACATTGTAATGTGCCGCAAAAGCTAAAGCGAACCGGATAGCGCTGTGAGTTCAATCAGGCTTGGACCCAAAGTTTGGAAAACAACAGTTAGCTAACTCAGAGTGTGACCAATGTCTGCTGGGTAGTCTTCGTCGAATCGCTGCCCTATTGAAGGGCGTTGTCCTATACCTCGATTGAGGAAAACGTCACAATTGTTATCGCGATTCGACGAGCTTCTGGATATTATAGAAAGGGTTCTAATCCTTCCCGCGCTAGAATTACTCGCTGGTTGCTCATGCCCCTCTGCTTGCCTGCCTGCCATTCCTCCCCAGATGAAAGTCGGCATTGCTATTCGATGCCGCCAACGTATCGCAGTGGTGGAGTGTGTTCGCTTCGAACGAGCAGCGTTTGGTTAGTACAGAAAGACATTGTTTTCGTACCATACAAACCACTGCTTCATGCATTTGTTGCGATGGCTTGCGTGCTGTTTGTTCCCTGCCTGGCATTCAGCGCCGAGATTCCCATGGGGGCTGATGGGTTTGCGTCTAACGTTCAGTCATTTGTTGCTACTTACTGCATTCGATGTCACGGCACTGAGAAGCGCAAGGGGGACATGACTCTTCATGACTTGCGGGGTGACTTTAGTACAGAGGCCGACCTGGACCGCTGGGAACAAGTTCTGGAGAAACTTGAAGATGGCCAGATGCCGCCCGAGGACGAGCGGCAACCGACTGATGCTGAGCGAACGGCAATTGTTGATTGGATTGATCGCGAGCTGAAGCATGTTGCGACCGAGTCACCGGGACAAACATCGGCACCAGCGGTGAGACGACTCACCAATTTGGAATATCAAAGCACGATCAGCGATCTGCTCGGGTTTGAATTCGATGTTGCGGACGACTTGCCGGAAGATCCCGAAAAGTTCTATGACTTTCGTAACACAGCTGAACTCATGCGTATCGGTCCCGAGCGATTGGATCGGTACATGGAAATAGCCCGCCGAGCGATGAAGAGTGCGATCGTCGATCTTGAGAAGCCAGAGGTTTTCAAGGTGCGTCGAGAATGGTCGTCCGCTGGGATTGATCGTGGCATGGGGCAGGATGAAGTTGGGATCTGGGGTAATCGTCGTAATTGCGCGTCGGATGGAATTCGATTGAATAATTTCCCTAAGACGGGCCAGTATCGCATACGAATGCAGGCGTCGGCAGTTTTGCCTGATGGGCATTCTGAAGCTCCTCTTAATATCGATATGGGGACGCCTCCTGGCAGAACGCAAACACCTTTCAAGACGGTAGCGACGCTATACCTAACGAATAACCCTGACGACCCTCAGATCTTTGAATTTACCGGTCGAGTGGAGAACCATCCGTACATCACTACCCGCACGGGCAAGGGAGGTAACGGCGGTGAATTGGTCGATCAGATGAGTATCATCCCGCGTCTTATCTTTGACGATGGAACGTTGAATGATGGTTACGGTAACGCGCGTCAACTTGAGTTTCCGCGGGCAGTCATTAACTGGATTGAATTCGAGGCACCCGTTGTTGATGTATGGCCTCCCGAACACCACAAGGCGATCTTGTTTGCCTCGCCCTTGAAGGAAAGCGATCCTGCTGCGTATGTGCGAGAAGTGTTAACACGATTCATGTCACGGGCCTACCGTCGACCGGCAACCGAGAGTGAGGTAGAGCGTTTTTCTAAGATTTACGACCTTGTTCGTGCAAACGTAGAATCCAAAGAGGAAGCGTTTCGTGAGACACTCGCGATGGTGCTTGTGTCACCGCAATTTCTTTATCACAACGAGTGGAGTGTGGATGCCGAGTTCCACCATGCGATGGCTTCTCGCCTTTCATACTTTCTTTGGGCAAGCATGCCAGATCCCCATTTGCTGGAGCTGGCCGCTAACCAAAAACTGGATGATCCAGCAGTGATCCAACAGCAAGTGATCCGAATGCTTGGCGACGAGAAAGCCCACCGCTTTATCGAAGAATTCACTCTGCAATGGCTCAGCATCCGTAAGATGCGGACAGTGCCAATCAATCGAGATCTATTTCCACGATTTTTGTATACGGTCTCAGCGGGCGAAACTGCTGGGACGGAAGTACCCTATCGCCCGACGGTACGCGACTACATGCTCCAAGAAACGGTGGAATTCTTTGGCGAGATGATCGATCGTAATGCAAGTGCAATGGCGGTTGTTGATTCGGACTTTGCCGTTCTGAACGAGCGGCTTGCAGCCCATTACGGTGTTCAAGGAGTTCACGGTATGCAGTTGCGTCCCGTTGATATTGAACCGAAACATCAATTGGGCGGTCTGATGACGCAGGGGTCAGTGCTTATCGGAAATGGTACTGGGACGGCTCCCCATCCTATCTATCGCGCTGTGTGGCTTCGCGAGGCAATTCTTGGGGACGACGTACCTCCCCCGCCATCGGAAGTGCCGGCACTAAGTGAAACTGCTGGCGACTCCGTGGAAAAGGCAATCTCGATTGCCGATCTGCTGGCCAAACATCGCAATACCGAAAGCTGCAATGAATGCCATGTGCGGCTCGATCCATGGGGTATCCCATTCGAGCAATACAACGCAGTTGGCCAGTTTCAGCCAAGGGTTCCCAAAGACGGCGTGAGGGTTCGTCGCTTTGACGAGAAGGTTGATCGTGATCTCAGCGGGTATCGACGTTATCTCGAATCGATCAATGTTGTCGAAGTCGAGGCCACGGCACGCGTGCCAGGTGGCCCAGAAGTCGAGGGCATAGAAGCTTTAAAAGAATTTCTGATCGATGTTCACAAAGAAGAAATCGCCGAGAACATTATTCGTCGGCTCTTGTCTTACGCAGCCGGCAGAAAATTGACATATCGAGACCGATCGACCGTGGAAGCAATTATGTCCGCAACGGAACAAAACTCCTTTGGGACGCGGGACATTCTGATTTCTATCTGTCTGAGTGACATCTTTCGCGAAAAGTACTCTGAGGATGAAGACTAATCATGGCACAGAAGTCTTGGCAGGTTAATCGCCGCGAGCTACTCAAAGGTTGTGGGGTAGCGCTCGCGCTTCCTTGGCTCAATGCAATGAATACCGCAGTAGGAGCCACTGTCGGCGTTGCTCGGGATCTTCCGAAACGGATGGTCGCTACGTACATCTCGTACGGTGTTTACATGCCGGATGGCCCTGCAGGAGTCCCTGGCAAGGATAGCGAAGGTAAGTATAAGCATCATGAGTGGAGTTGGTGGCCGTGTGCCGAACCAGGCCGACTTTCCTTCAACAAGTCGAGCGAGCCATTTCAAGACTTAAAGGATGACATTACCTATTTACGTGGTTTAGACCACAAGGGAGGCTGGCAACTGGGCGGGCACAGCAGTGGCGACGTGTTTCTTACCGGGGCCGACATGGCCGAGATCGAAACGACCAACAATGTCTCGATCGACCAACTAATCGCATTTTATCACGGGCATAACACAAGACATGCTTCGTTGGTAATGGGTACCGAAGGAGGCACAGGTTCATACCTTCGCAGCAAGACGCTGTCGCACCGAGGTCCAGGGAAGGCAATACCATCGCTGCATAAGCCGCAAGAGATATTCAATCGCTTATTCAACCCTTACGGAAATCAAGGTGTTGAGCAGGTGCGGGCAAACTTGAAGCGAGATGCAAGTATCCTCGATCTAATGATGGAACACAGTCGTAGCTTTCGCAATCGGCTTGGTTCTGAGGACCAAGTCAAACTGGATGAATACCTGGAGTCGGTTCGCGAGATTGAGAAACGAGTAGAGCGAACGAGCGAGTGGACTCATAAGCCGCTGCCAGACGTCTCGACGAAAGGTTTGAATCTAGATGTCACCCATAAAGATCCGGAAGAGTACATCAAGTGTATGTACGACTTGATGTACCTGGCGTTTGTGACCGATCAAACTCGGCTGGCAACGTTCATGACCGAGAGTGAACACTCAAGCAGTAGCGAGTTGTGGAATTATGCAAATTACGTGCTCGGCTATAAAGGGGCTACGCACGACATCGCGCACAAACGTCCCGAAGGTTTCTCGGGGCAATGGGATCGATGGCGGGCCTCGAATCACGCTTACTTTCTGAAACGCTTGCGTGATACACCTGAAGCGGATGGCAACATGCTGGATAACACATTGGTGCTTTGGGGGTCGGCCCATCCCCATGCGTCGCATAGCGGTCAGAATTATCCATTGCAATTGGCAGGCGGGAAGAACCTAGGATTCAAGCATGGCTACCTGCATGAATTCGTGGATAGCAAAAAAGTGCCGTTGGCCAACTTGTTTGTCACTATGTTGAATGTAATGGACGTACCTGTCGAGAAATTTGCTGATAGTACGGGCAATTTGAACCAGTTGATAGGTTAGCCCATGTATCAACTTGTAACGAATCTTCTGGTCGTGGCAACGTTGCTTTTGCCAACCGTTGCATTGGGTGAAGAAACGGCGCGTCCCCGGGTTCTCATTCTTGGCGATAGCGTCTCGCAACAGGCAGCATCCGAAGCGGCAAAAGAGTTGAAGGGCCAGGTCGAGGTTGTTTATGCCAAGCCTAAGCATGTCGCGATAGTGAACACCACAACAGCGCTTGCCAATTTGGATTCGCTGTTGGGAGACAAGCCGTGGGATGTGATCCAATTCAACTTTGGCCTCGGAGATTTGATTTATTGTGCTCCTCGAATGAAATCCTTCCGAGTCATGCCGATTCACGCTGGCGGTATCCGCGCAACATCTCCACAAGAGTATGAAGACAATTTGCGAGAGTTCGTCGCCCAATTGAAAGAGACGAATGCCAAATTGATTTGGGCCAACACGACTCCGATCCGTCATTCGACATCGAACGTTTTCAAGTTAGGCTCGGAGATTGAGTACAACATGATTGCCGCGAAAGTTATGAAGGAAGAATCGATCGAGATCAACGACATGTATTCTTATGTTCTCGCATTGATCGATATGGACCGCCCCGCGAGTCACGGAGCGGATCCATTTTTCTTCGACCGCAAGCCGATTCATCCACCCCTAGTCGGTCATATTCGATCTTCACTCAAAGTTGACTGATCAAGAACGAAGCTTGGCCTGACGCCTGCAACGATGGCGAGTCAAGTAAAACACAGTATGACCGTACCATTCATCAGCGTACCGACTACCCAGTAACGGTAGACCTTTTAGAAACGTGAAGAATCAAATATGAAGTCAATCACTCGTGTACTGCTCGTCTTGTGTCTATTGGGAGCCAGTACTCTTTGCGCTGAAGAGAGTTATTTGCCACGAGCGTCGCCGGAATCGCAGGGCGTTTCTTCAGAGGCAATTCGCGAATACATCCTGGCGGCCGATCGTGAAGTCAACTCGATGCACAGCTTCATGCTTGTTCGTCATGGCAAAGTTGTTGCGGAAGCTTGGTGGGCACCTGAGTCGGCCGATAAGCCGCATATTCTTTGGTCGCTTAGCAAAAGCTTCACCTCAACGGCTGTCGGGCTTGCAATCGCTGAGGGGAAGCTCAGCATCGACGATCCTGTGCTGAAGTTCTTTCCCGAGGATGCCCCGGAAAAGGCTTCGGCTAATCTCCGATCAATGCGGGTTCGGGATCTCCTGACGATGAACGCTGGACATCAGGACGAACTGAATTGGCGAGAGCAGACCGATTGGGCGAAAGCGTTCTTGGCCCACCCGGTTCCTCATAAGCCGGGAACCCACTTTCGCTATAACACGCCTGCCACGTATATGCTTTCTGCGATCGTACAAAAGGTGACCGGGCAAACGGTTCTCGACTACCTGACGCCGCGACTATTTGAGCCCTTGGGCATAGAAAAGCCAGTCTGGGAGAACAGCCCTCAAGGAATTTCCATTGGTGGATATGGGCTCTACTTACGGACTGAGGATATCGCGAAGTTTGGCCAACTCTACTTGCAAAAGGGAAATTGGAACGGGAAGCAACTGATTCCAGAATCATGGATCAGCATGGCCACCTCGAAACAAGTTTCTAACGGAAGCAATCCAGACAGCGACTGGGATCAGGGCTATGGTTTCCAGTTCTGGCGTTGCCGACATGGAGCTTTTCGCGGTGATGGAAAAGATGGCCAATTCTGTATCGTTCTGCCGGAACAAGATGCAGTCGTGGCCATTACCGCTCACACCGGCAACATGCAGGCAGAATTGAACGTGGTTTGGGACAAACTGCTGCCAGCATTTCACGACAAGGCTCTTCCGGAAGCCCCAACTTCCAAGGAGGCTCTGGATGCGACGATTACCGAGTTGAAATCGTCGCGATAGCCGCCGCTCGACAACGCTACTTAGCCCCATGGCTGGCGGTAATGGTGTTGCTGTAGTAGTTCATTGGCCGCTTGATCGTTTACAACGGTCTCGGTTTTCGCATCCCATTTCAGAGCACGCCCAAGGGCCTGCGAGACATAGGCAAGATGTCCTGGCGTAATCGAGCGATGTCCCGTCTCGGCCGGGCAAATACACGGGCGACGAGTACGAACGCTACTCAAGAAATTGTGCATGTGATTGTCCGAGGCATAAGCCTTTTCCGAGCCCGGGTCGAATTTGGCTTCGATCCAAGTCGGCTGAGATGCCTCAATTCTTCCGCGCGTAGCGAACACCCAGCCCTTGTCACCGATTAGTCGCAGGCCCAGTCTGTTGCGGCTCGAAATCGAGCTTTTAGCGCCGCCTTCGTATTCGCATTCAATTTCATACTGGTGTGGCGTGTTATAGACATCGGTGTCTGGGAATGTCCAACCGACCGCCTCTACTTTTACGGGACCCGATTGGTCCAAATCAAGCGCCCAGTGAGCGATGTCGTTATGATGGCCAATCCAGTCCATCAATACTCCTCCGCCATAAGCCCGGTGGCCACGCCACCAGCGATGGTGCCGGGCCCGCATGTATGGAAGCATCGGGGAAGGGCCACACCAGAAATCGTAATCAAGATGCTCTGGCGGCTTCGCAACCGTCGGATCGCCTTGTGGATTGTCATATCCAGGTGGCAATCCGACTTCGATCGAATGAATCTTGCCTAGATGCCCGTTGCGAACCAGTTCGACCGCACGGCGAAAACGCCAATCGCTTCGCTGTTGGCTGCCAGTCTGGAAGATCGCCTCTTGCTTGGCGACTTCGCGGTAAACGGTTTGCCCTTCATGGAAAGTATGGGTGACTGGCTTCTCGCAGTAGACGTCCTTGCCACCACGCAGTGCCTCAAGCGTACATAATGCATGCCAATGGTCCGGCGTCGCAACAACAACCGCGTCGATATCATCCCGGTTACAGATGTCGCGGAAGTCACGGGTGGTGGAAACGCCGGTCTTGGAGCCCGACTTCTGATCGATATATTCTTGCCCGGCCTTAAGCCCAAACTCCCTGCCTTTACCCCACGTCTGATCTCGGTAGTGCATCGTGTCGACATCACAAACGGCAACGATCTGAGCGTCGCTTGAACCGAGTAGATCATCCAGCAAGTTGAATCCCCTTGAGCCCAGGCCTACCACGCCAACTGTGATCCGTTCGCTTGGAGCGGCCTTCGCGGGAGAGGAAAGGATTGTCGGTGCTGCCGCTGCGACCGCGCCGGCAGCGAGAAACTTGCGGCGTGTCAATCGGAAAGTCGAGTTGGGCATGGGGGTATTCCTTGAGTTGGATGAATGGGGAGGGGGCTGGAAAAGTAGGATTGCGGGGGTGGCGTCAATCCCATCGCACCTTTCTCGTGGGGCAAAAAAAGTTTAGTCGAAAGGATCACACGACGAGGCTAACGGAACGTTTTATAGAATCCTGCCGGCAGATGATTGACTTTTTTTGAAATCGAAATAATATCTTAGGCAGTTCACTCGTTGCCCGCAAGGAAATTTGGATGCAGGCCGTTAAAACTAAACAGCGCGCGATTGCAGAAGCGGAATCCGAGTTGATTCGTCTGGTTCGTCAGACCGAGTCCGTCTCACGCGTCGAACTAGCGCGTCAGTTGAGTTTGGCCCCATCGACGGTAGGCCTTTATGTCGATCGACTCGTGAGTGAAGGATTCCTTCAGGAAGGGCGAAAGGTCGCTAGCAGCGCAGGACGTCCCCCAACCATACTCGAGCTCAATCCAGAAGCAGGGCATTTCATTGGGGTCGACTTTGAGGCATCGCAAATCGCGATCACATCGGTCGATTTCTCTCAACAGGTGCTCCAGCAAGAGGTCGTTCGCATTCTCGCATCCGACTCGGCCGCGCAGGTGGTCAAGAAGATCGAAACGGGCATCGAAGCAATCAAAAATGGCAGTCAACTGCTAGGAATCGGCATCGGTGTGCCTGGTGTTGTCGATCACCAGCTGGGTGAGGCCGTTCACTATGAACATATCACTGGATGGCAGCATATCCCTTTGGTCGAGCACTTCTCACAACAGTTCGACGTACCTGTCTATATCGAAAACAATATCCGTGCTATGGCACTGGCTGAGCAGTGGTTTGGTTCTGCTCGTGGGGTGAGTGATTTCGTTTGTTTGGGAATTCGTAGTGGTATTGGCGCGGGAGTCGTAATCGACGGGCGGCTTCATACCGGGCAGAACGGTCTCGCAGGCGAAATCGGGAACTGGCCGTGCGAACGTCTTGAAGACGACTCGCGAGAGCTTGTTCCGCTGGAACGCATCGCTTCGGTTTGGGCGATTCTTGATCAACTGGCCGCACGCATGGCTGCCGGGGAAAAGACTGCGTTGTCGCTGAAACGGAACCGTGTCGTCCTGGAGGACATGCTTGCCGCCGCTGAGAAGCAGGAGCCGTTAGTTCTCGATGTTTTACAGTCTGCAGCCAGTGCTGTCGGACGCGTAATCGCGCAGATCAGCCTGTTACTAAACCCCGAAAAGATCATTGTAGCCGGGCCATTGGCTAAGTTGACAGATGCGTTCCTCGAGCCAATCCGTCAGGTTGTCTATCCCCTGTCCAATACGAAGCATGCCAGGGCTCCTCGAATTGTGGCTTCTGAATTCGGCATGCATGGAGGGGCGCTCGGGGCTGCCGCATTGGCCGTCCATCAGT includes:
- a CDS encoding ROK family transcriptional regulator: MQAVKTKQRAIAEAESELIRLVRQTESVSRVELARQLSLAPSTVGLYVDRLVSEGFLQEGRKVASSAGRPPTILELNPEAGHFIGVDFEASQIAITSVDFSQQVLQQEVVRILASDSAAQVVKKIETGIEAIKNGSQLLGIGIGVPGVVDHQLGEAVHYEHITGWQHIPLVEHFSQQFDVPVYIENNIRAMALAEQWFGSARGVSDFVCLGIRSGIGAGVVIDGRLHTGQNGLAGEIGNWPCERLEDDSRELVPLERIASVWAILDQLAARMAAGEKTALSLKRNRVVLEDMLAAAEKQEPLVLDVLQSAASAVGRVIAQISLLLNPEKIIVAGPLAKLTDAFLEPIRQVVYPLSNTKHARAPRIVASEFGMHGGALGAAALAVHQWKPLR
- a CDS encoding DUF1552 domain-containing protein; amino-acid sequence: MAQKSWQVNRRELLKGCGVALALPWLNAMNTAVGATVGVARDLPKRMVATYISYGVYMPDGPAGVPGKDSEGKYKHHEWSWWPCAEPGRLSFNKSSEPFQDLKDDITYLRGLDHKGGWQLGGHSSGDVFLTGADMAEIETTNNVSIDQLIAFYHGHNTRHASLVMGTEGGTGSYLRSKTLSHRGPGKAIPSLHKPQEIFNRLFNPYGNQGVEQVRANLKRDASILDLMMEHSRSFRNRLGSEDQVKLDEYLESVREIEKRVERTSEWTHKPLPDVSTKGLNLDVTHKDPEEYIKCMYDLMYLAFVTDQTRLATFMTESEHSSSSELWNYANYVLGYKGATHDIAHKRPEGFSGQWDRWRASNHAYFLKRLRDTPEADGNMLDNTLVLWGSAHPHASHSGQNYPLQLAGGKNLGFKHGYLHEFVDSKKVPLANLFVTMLNVMDVPVEKFADSTGNLNQLIG
- a CDS encoding SGNH/GDSL hydrolase family protein is translated as MYQLVTNLLVVATLLLPTVALGEETARPRVLILGDSVSQQAASEAAKELKGQVEVVYAKPKHVAIVNTTTALANLDSLLGDKPWDVIQFNFGLGDLIYCAPRMKSFRVMPIHAGGIRATSPQEYEDNLREFVAQLKETNAKLIWANTTPIRHSTSNVFKLGSEIEYNMIAAKVMKEESIEINDMYSYVLALIDMDRPASHGADPFFFDRKPIHPPLVGHIRSSLKVD
- a CDS encoding DUF1592 domain-containing protein — encoded protein: MLFVPCLAFSAEIPMGADGFASNVQSFVATYCIRCHGTEKRKGDMTLHDLRGDFSTEADLDRWEQVLEKLEDGQMPPEDERQPTDAERTAIVDWIDRELKHVATESPGQTSAPAVRRLTNLEYQSTISDLLGFEFDVADDLPEDPEKFYDFRNTAELMRIGPERLDRYMEIARRAMKSAIVDLEKPEVFKVRREWSSAGIDRGMGQDEVGIWGNRRNCASDGIRLNNFPKTGQYRIRMQASAVLPDGHSEAPLNIDMGTPPGRTQTPFKTVATLYLTNNPDDPQIFEFTGRVENHPYITTRTGKGGNGGELVDQMSIIPRLIFDDGTLNDGYGNARQLEFPRAVINWIEFEAPVVDVWPPEHHKAILFASPLKESDPAAYVREVLTRFMSRAYRRPATESEVERFSKIYDLVRANVESKEEAFRETLAMVLVSPQFLYHNEWSVDAEFHHAMASRLSYFLWASMPDPHLLELAANQKLDDPAVIQQQVIRMLGDEKAHRFIEEFTLQWLSIRKMRTVPINRDLFPRFLYTVSAGETAGTEVPYRPTVRDYMLQETVEFFGEMIDRNASAMAVVDSDFAVLNERLAAHYGVQGVHGMQLRPVDIEPKHQLGGLMTQGSVLIGNGTGTAPHPIYRAVWLREAILGDDVPPPPSEVPALSETAGDSVEKAISIADLLAKHRNTESCNECHVRLDPWGIPFEQYNAVGQFQPRVPKDGVRVRRFDEKVDRDLSGYRRYLESINVVEVEATARVPGGPEVEGIEALKEFLIDVHKEEIAENIIRRLLSYAAGRKLTYRDRSTVEAIMSATEQNSFGTRDILISICLSDIFREKYSEDED
- a CDS encoding Gfo/Idh/MocA family protein, with protein sequence MPNSTFRLTRRKFLAAGAVAAAAPTILSSPAKAAPSERITVGVVGLGSRGFNLLDDLLGSSDAQIVAVCDVDTMHYRDQTWGKGREFGLKAGQEYIDQKSGSKTGVSTTRDFRDICNRDDIDAVVVATPDHWHALCTLEALRGGKDVYCEKPVTHTFHEGQTVYREVAKQEAIFQTGSQQRSDWRFRRAVELVRNGHLGKIHSIEVGLPPGYDNPQGDPTVAKPPEHLDYDFWCGPSPMLPYMRARHHRWWRGHRAYGGGVLMDWIGHHNDIAHWALDLDQSGPVKVEAVGWTFPDTDVYNTPHQYEIECEYEGGAKSSISSRNRLGLRLIGDKGWVFATRGRIEASQPTWIEAKFDPGSEKAYASDNHMHNFLSSVRTRRPCICPAETGHRSITPGHLAYVSQALGRALKWDAKTETVVNDQAANELLQQHHYRQPWG
- a CDS encoding serine hydrolase domain-containing protein; translated protein: MKSITRVLLVLCLLGASTLCAEESYLPRASPESQGVSSEAIREYILAADREVNSMHSFMLVRHGKVVAEAWWAPESADKPHILWSLSKSFTSTAVGLAIAEGKLSIDDPVLKFFPEDAPEKASANLRSMRVRDLLTMNAGHQDELNWREQTDWAKAFLAHPVPHKPGTHFRYNTPATYMLSAIVQKVTGQTVLDYLTPRLFEPLGIEKPVWENSPQGISIGGYGLYLRTEDIAKFGQLYLQKGNWNGKQLIPESWISMATSKQVSNGSNPDSDWDQGYGFQFWRCRHGAFRGDGKDGQFCIVLPEQDAVVAITAHTGNMQAELNVVWDKLLPAFHDKALPEAPTSKEALDATITELKSSR